DNA sequence from the Thiosulfativibrio zosterae genome:
AGTCAATGGTAACGGCAATTTGTCACAACCTAGAAGCCAACTTGGAAGGCAAAGATCCACACGAAATCCCAACTTGGAACACTGTGTGTCTTGCTGACATGGGCGATACAGGTGCCGCTTTCGTTGCCTTACCTCAAATTCCTCCACGTAACTTAACTTGGGCTAAAAAAGGTAAGTGGGTGCATTTAGCGAAAATTGCGTTTGAGAAATACTTCATCCGCAATATGAAAGCAGGTAACTCTGAGCCAATTTATCAGAAGTACATCATGAAAATGCTAGGCATTACGCGTTTGAAGTCTGATAGTTAATTGAGTCATTATTGACGCTTCTTAAAAGCCCTCTTAAAGAGGGCTTTTTCATTTATAATGCTGCCTCAATTGCCTATTTGGTCTGAGGACTCGCACACATCATGGTTGAAATTTTTTCTGGCTTACACTATCTAGACATTTTGGGAACGATTGTTTTTGCGTTTTCAGGTCTGCTGGCAGCCAGCCGTAAACAACTGGATTTATTTGGCGCTATTGTCATTGCCATGGTGACAGCGATTGGTGGCGGTACCTTGCGAGACTTAATTCTAGACCAACCTATTTTTTGGGTTAAAGACCCTTCTTATATTTACATCATCACTGTCGCAACCATTTTTTTATTTTATTACGCGCGTTTCTATCATGTACCCATGAAATCCTTACTTTTTTTAGACGCCGTTGGACTCGCCGCCTTTACCGTTATTGGTGCTCACAAAGCCATCTTATTGGATTTAGATGATGCCATTATTATTATGACAGCCGTCATGACCGGGGTTGTCGGGGGTGTCATTCGTGATGTACTGGTTGGAGAGGTTCCTTTAATTTTTCGTAAAGAAATCTATGCCACGGCAGCATTTGTGGGCGCAAGTTTAATGTTACTGG
Encoded proteins:
- a CDS encoding trimeric intracellular cation channel family protein, with amino-acid sequence MVEIFSGLHYLDILGTIVFAFSGLLAASRKQLDLFGAIVIAMVTAIGGGTLRDLILDQPIFWVKDPSYIYIITVATIFLFYYARFYHVPMKSLLFLDAVGLAAFTVIGAHKAILLDLDDAIIIMTAVMTGVVGGVIRDVLVGEVPLIFRKEIYATAAFVGASLMLLGMNFGLSIEWSMFIAMLVTFGMRWMAIKYNFSLPVFKPVSHQD